A window of Mytilus edulis chromosome 10, xbMytEdul2.2, whole genome shotgun sequence contains these coding sequences:
- the LOC139493525 gene encoding uncharacterized protein isoform X1 produces MGSYLILLSLLLSGYKCANENTTTHLSGSSSTAHPHNSVGTTTTIEPITKKIPINSTTAPPLNHTNGHQHNRTNKINGCVNDPADIIFLLDRSKSVGAANYRHGLNFIKDFAKHYKIGPQNVQIGVVSFSGSATEEINMKQYAKIHDLNTAIDNITYPSQHDGTHTSTALQYIRENGFTTKSGDRPHVPNFLVVITDGNSRPAEFYPDKEAAKLHQTNIETFVIGIGNIDPSELRLIGTDDKHVYTVKDHLDLHIPLRHIRCDNFKTLPPTTLETTTKPAITTTTTKVTTTKTTVRTTTLSTTSSSIPSTIFSTTLTAPIPTTTTIKTTTPTTTQTTTPTTTQTTTPTTTQTTLSTTKAKGLVECMGCKRIAEPHDCEKVITCAEHEQCSTDFYITPQGHVFYDLGCRTNRVCDAISKYGKRDTVQKRQDGNLYVCQECCNTEHCNRFGCIDKAKLNRTVCFKCVDVSKPSDCDVIEICDVDKKCFARHYITDMFVERWRLGCEDRRKCTDIAKYSMYAGHPKTKKQVIGGSDGFDLCYYCCDDNFCNKKECEKGKLSTAVQKMNTTQSYISTKQMGQNTSPSTP; encoded by the exons aatCCTTCTGTCACTGCTATTGTCTGGCTACAAGTGTGCAAATGAAAATACCACCACACATCTTAGTGGTAGCAGTTCAACAGCTCATCCCCATAACAGTGTTGGTACTACAACTACTATTGAACCCATAACAAAGAAAATACCCATAAACAGCACAACTGCGCCGCCGCTTAATCATACAAATGGCCATCAACATAACAGAACCAATAAAATAAATG GGTGTGTGAACGATCCAGCAGATATTATCTTTCTTCTCGACAGAAGTAAAAGTGTCGGAGCCGCGAATTATCGTCACGGATTGAATTTCATTAAAGATTTTGCAAAGCACTACAAAATAGGACCTCAAAATGTGCAAATAGGAGTAGTATCTTTTTCTGGTAGTGCAACAGAAGAAATCAATATGAAGCAATATGCAAAGATACACGATCTAAATACAGCCATAGATAATATTACATATCCCAGTCAGCATGATGGAACTCATACATCAACTGCATTGCAATACATTCGAGAAAACGGTTTCACTACTAAATCTGGAGACAGACCACACGTGCCAAACTTTCTCGTTGTAATTACTGATGGTAACTCTAGACCGGCAGAATTCTATCCTGACAAAGAAGCGGCTAAATTACACCAAACAAACATAGAAACATTCGTCATTGGAATTGGTAATATTGACCCAAGTGAACTGAGACTGATCGGCACGGATGACAAACATGTCTACACAGTGAAAGATCATTTAGATTTGCATATACCGTTACGGCATATCCGATGTG ATAATTTCAAAACATTAC CACCAACCACATTAGAAACTACAACCAAACCAGCCATTACAACAACAACTACAAAAGTTACAACTACCAAAACAACTGTACGGACTACTACATTGTCAACAACCAGTTCTTCAATCCCAAGTACAA ttttttctaCTACTCTGACAGCACCAATACCAACAACGacaacaataaaaacaacaacaccAACGACAACACAAACAACAACACCAACTACAACACAAACAACAACACCAACGACAACACAAACAACTTTATCAACAACAAAAGCAAAGG GTTTAGTAGAATGTATGGGATGTAAGCGGATAGCGGAACCTCACGACTGTGAAAAAGTAATAACATGTGCTGAACATGAG CAATGTTCAACAGACTTCTACATTACCCCACAAGGACACGTATTCTATGACCTTGGATGTAGAACAAATCGA GTCTGCGATGCCATTTCTAAATACGGAAAAAGAGATACCGTTCAGAAACGCCAAGATGGTAACTTATACGTATGTCAGGAATGTTGTAATACGGAACACTGTAATCGGTTTGGTTGTATAGATAAAG CTAAGTTGAATAGAACTGTTTGTTTTAAATGCGTAGACGTGTCCAAACCAAGTGACTGTGATGTTATTGAAATATGTGATGTCGATAAG AAATGCTTTGCAAGACATTACATCACTGATATGTTCGTAGAACGGTGGAGATTGGGATGTGAAGATAGACGG AAATGTACAGATATCGCTAAGTATTCCATGTATGCAGGTCATCCTAAAACCAAGAAACAAGTTATAGGTGGTTCTGATGGATTCGACTTGTGTTACTATTGTTGTGATGATAACTTCTGTAATAAAAAAGAATGTGAAAAAG gaAAACTTAGTACAGCAGTTCAAAAGATGAACACAACACAGTCATATATATCGACTAAGCAGATGGGACAGAATACTTCTCCAAGTACGCCATAA
- the LOC139493525 gene encoding uncharacterized protein isoform X2, whose protein sequence is MGSYLILLSLLLSGYKCANENTTTHLSGSSSTAHPHNSVGTTTTIEPITKKIPINSTTAPPLNHTNGHQHNRTNKINGCVNDPADIIFLLDRSKSVGAANYRHGLNFIKDFAKHYKIGPQNVQIGVVSFSGSATEEINMKQYAKIHDLNTAIDNITYPSQHDGTHTSTALQYIRENGFTTKSGDRPHVPNFLVVITDGNSRPAEFYPDKEAAKLHQTNIETFVIGIGNIDPSELRLIGTDDKHVYTVKDHLDLHIPLRHIRCDNFKTLPPTTLETTTKPAITTTTTKVTTTKTTVRTTTLSTTSSSIPSTTPIPTTTTIKTTTPTTTQTTTPTTTQTTTPTTTQTTLSTTKAKGLVECMGCKRIAEPHDCEKVITCAEHEQCSTDFYITPQGHVFYDLGCRTNRVCDAISKYGKRDTVQKRQDGNLYVCQECCNTEHCNRFGCIDKAKLNRTVCFKCVDVSKPSDCDVIEICDVDKKCFARHYITDMFVERWRLGCEDRRKCTDIAKYSMYAGHPKTKKQVIGGSDGFDLCYYCCDDNFCNKKECEKGKLSTAVQKMNTTQSYISTKQMGQNTSPSTP, encoded by the exons aatCCTTCTGTCACTGCTATTGTCTGGCTACAAGTGTGCAAATGAAAATACCACCACACATCTTAGTGGTAGCAGTTCAACAGCTCATCCCCATAACAGTGTTGGTACTACAACTACTATTGAACCCATAACAAAGAAAATACCCATAAACAGCACAACTGCGCCGCCGCTTAATCATACAAATGGCCATCAACATAACAGAACCAATAAAATAAATG GGTGTGTGAACGATCCAGCAGATATTATCTTTCTTCTCGACAGAAGTAAAAGTGTCGGAGCCGCGAATTATCGTCACGGATTGAATTTCATTAAAGATTTTGCAAAGCACTACAAAATAGGACCTCAAAATGTGCAAATAGGAGTAGTATCTTTTTCTGGTAGTGCAACAGAAGAAATCAATATGAAGCAATATGCAAAGATACACGATCTAAATACAGCCATAGATAATATTACATATCCCAGTCAGCATGATGGAACTCATACATCAACTGCATTGCAATACATTCGAGAAAACGGTTTCACTACTAAATCTGGAGACAGACCACACGTGCCAAACTTTCTCGTTGTAATTACTGATGGTAACTCTAGACCGGCAGAATTCTATCCTGACAAAGAAGCGGCTAAATTACACCAAACAAACATAGAAACATTCGTCATTGGAATTGGTAATATTGACCCAAGTGAACTGAGACTGATCGGCACGGATGACAAACATGTCTACACAGTGAAAGATCATTTAGATTTGCATATACCGTTACGGCATATCCGATGTG ATAATTTCAAAACATTAC CACCAACCACATTAGAAACTACAACCAAACCAGCCATTACAACAACAACTACAAAAGTTACAACTACCAAAACAACTGTACGGACTACTACATTGTCAACAACCAGTTCTTCAATCCCAAGTACAA CACCAATACCAACAACGacaacaataaaaacaacaacaccAACGACAACACAAACAACAACACCAACTACAACACAAACAACAACACCAACGACAACACAAACAACTTTATCAACAACAAAAGCAAAGG GTTTAGTAGAATGTATGGGATGTAAGCGGATAGCGGAACCTCACGACTGTGAAAAAGTAATAACATGTGCTGAACATGAG CAATGTTCAACAGACTTCTACATTACCCCACAAGGACACGTATTCTATGACCTTGGATGTAGAACAAATCGA GTCTGCGATGCCATTTCTAAATACGGAAAAAGAGATACCGTTCAGAAACGCCAAGATGGTAACTTATACGTATGTCAGGAATGTTGTAATACGGAACACTGTAATCGGTTTGGTTGTATAGATAAAG CTAAGTTGAATAGAACTGTTTGTTTTAAATGCGTAGACGTGTCCAAACCAAGTGACTGTGATGTTATTGAAATATGTGATGTCGATAAG AAATGCTTTGCAAGACATTACATCACTGATATGTTCGTAGAACGGTGGAGATTGGGATGTGAAGATAGACGG AAATGTACAGATATCGCTAAGTATTCCATGTATGCAGGTCATCCTAAAACCAAGAAACAAGTTATAGGTGGTTCTGATGGATTCGACTTGTGTTACTATTGTTGTGATGATAACTTCTGTAATAAAAAAGAATGTGAAAAAG gaAAACTTAGTACAGCAGTTCAAAAGATGAACACAACACAGTCATATATATCGACTAAGCAGATGGGACAGAATACTTCTCCAAGTACGCCATAA